In the Haloferula helveola genome, one interval contains:
- a CDS encoding dodecin gives MSDHIYKKIELVGSSTQGVEDAVNNAVAKASQSVRNMRWFEVAEIRGHLEDNKVAHWQVTVKIGFTLDE, from the coding sequence AGATCGAGTTGGTCGGATCGTCGACGCAGGGAGTGGAGGATGCGGTGAACAACGCCGTCGCGAAGGCGTCGCAGAGCGTGCGCAACATGCGGTGGTTCGAAGTCGCCGAGATCCGCGGCCACCTGGAGGACAACAAGGTCGCGCACTGGCAGGTGACCGTGAAGATCGGCTTCACGCTCGACGAATGA
- a CDS encoding arylsulfatase: protein MKLRLLLALLVLPCLRAADAPPNLIFILADDMGWGDPACYGGKIATPHIDRIATEGMRFTDAHTTSAVCTPTRYSIVTGRYNWRSRMKKGVLNGTSPALIDADTPTIAGILGEAGYTSSVIGKWHLGLGWHKLDKPRKADSGPTKGGGWDLDYSKKVDNGPLARGFTHNFLFPASLDMPPYLYLRDDVPVGTPTLTKAFLVPNRPGAALADFEASACLADFARESRAFIGKCAEAKKPFFLYLPLTSPHTPIVPSEKWKGKSGLSDYADFMMETDWVVGEVLAELDARGVADNTLIVFTSDNGCSPMADIPGLVKKGHDPCGPWRGHKADIYEGGHRVPYVVRWPGQVKAGTTCDQTVSTVDWFATAADAAGLGGKIPDNAGVDSFSLVPLLRDASLSEPVRPSAIHHSINGSFAIRRGDWKLCLCPGSGGWSAPKPGAALKDKSLYPVQLFNLKDDPAEETNLAEKKPELVKELAAELATAIRKGRTTPGPDQANDGWPGTTPKSVVELLPVLKE, encoded by the coding sequence ATGAAGCTCCGTCTCCTGCTCGCCCTGCTCGTCCTCCCCTGCCTCCGCGCCGCGGATGCTCCGCCCAATCTGATCTTCATCCTTGCCGACGACATGGGCTGGGGTGACCCGGCCTGCTACGGCGGCAAAATCGCCACTCCCCACATTGACCGGATCGCCACCGAGGGGATGCGTTTCACCGATGCCCACACGACTTCCGCCGTCTGCACGCCGACCCGCTACTCGATCGTCACCGGCCGCTACAACTGGCGCTCGCGGATGAAGAAGGGCGTCCTTAACGGCACCTCCCCCGCCCTCATCGACGCCGACACGCCGACCATCGCGGGCATCCTCGGCGAGGCCGGCTACACCAGCAGCGTGATCGGCAAGTGGCACCTCGGGCTCGGATGGCACAAACTCGACAAGCCCCGCAAGGCGGACTCTGGACCGACCAAAGGCGGCGGCTGGGATCTCGACTACTCGAAGAAGGTCGACAACGGCCCGCTGGCCCGCGGCTTCACCCACAACTTCCTGTTCCCGGCATCGCTCGACATGCCGCCCTACCTCTACCTGCGCGACGACGTCCCCGTCGGCACGCCGACCCTGACCAAAGCCTTCCTCGTCCCCAACCGCCCGGGCGCCGCGCTGGCCGATTTCGAAGCCTCGGCCTGCCTCGCCGACTTCGCCCGCGAGTCCCGCGCCTTCATCGGCAAGTGCGCGGAAGCGAAGAAGCCGTTCTTCCTCTACCTGCCGCTCACCAGCCCGCACACGCCCATCGTTCCGTCCGAAAAGTGGAAGGGGAAATCGGGACTCAGCGACTACGCCGACTTCATGATGGAGACCGACTGGGTCGTCGGCGAGGTGCTCGCGGAACTCGACGCCCGAGGGGTCGCCGACAACACGCTCATCGTCTTCACTTCCGACAACGGCTGCTCGCCGATGGCCGACATTCCGGGACTCGTGAAGAAGGGCCACGACCCCTGCGGCCCGTGGCGTGGTCACAAGGCGGACATCTACGAAGGCGGTCACCGGGTTCCCTACGTCGTCCGCTGGCCCGGACAGGTGAAGGCCGGCACAACCTGCGATCAGACCGTTTCCACCGTCGACTGGTTCGCCACCGCCGCCGATGCCGCCGGACTCGGCGGGAAGATCCCCGACAACGCCGGAGTCGATTCGTTCTCCCTCGTCCCGCTCCTGCGCGATGCGTCCTTGTCCGAACCGGTTCGCCCGAGCGCGATCCATCACTCGATCAACGGCTCGTTCGCCATCCGCCGCGGCGACTGGAAACTCTGCCTGTGCCCGGGTTCCGGCGGTTGGTCCGCCCCCAAACCCGGCGCGGCGCTCAAGGACAAATCACTGTATCCCGTCCAGCTCTTCAACCTGAAGGATGACCCGGCCGAGGAAACGAACCTCGCGGAGAAGAAGCCGGAACTGGTGAAAGAGCTCGCCGCCGAACTCGCCACCGCGATCCGCAAGGGACGCACCACTCCGGGACCGGATCAAGCCAACGACGGCTGGCCCGGAACCACCCCGAAGTCGGTGGTCGAGTTGCTTCCCGTGCTCAAAGAGTAG